A window from Sphingobium sp. EM0848 encodes these proteins:
- a CDS encoding flagellar motor protein MotB, whose translation MSVVTASGARRSRWAISFADLLLLLLGFFVMLQASGRHRDAMLAQVRQQFGGRVAAAATEIRAAELFLPGEAMLTPAGETRLKALAARFAGGHERLEISSRGSDPGRQRFDGWDLAAARLGAVARALKANGVGRDRLALRGLDQLDGESGKGQVLRIAVGQGRRR comes from the coding sequence ATGAGTGTCGTGACCGCTTCCGGCGCCCGGCGCAGCCGCTGGGCGATCAGCTTTGCCGATCTGCTGCTGTTGCTGCTTGGCTTTTTCGTGATGTTGCAGGCAAGTGGCCGGCATCGGGACGCGATGCTGGCGCAGGTGCGTCAGCAATTTGGCGGACGGGTGGCTGCGGCGGCAACGGAAATCCGTGCGGCTGAGCTGTTCCTGCCGGGCGAGGCGATGCTGACGCCAGCGGGCGAAACGCGGCTGAAGGCGCTGGCGGCACGCTTTGCCGGGGGACATGAACGGCTGGAAATCAGCAGCCGGGGGAGTGATCCGGGGCGGCAGCGTTTCGACGGCTGGGATCTGGCGGCGGCACGGCTGGGCGCGGTGGCGCGGGCGCTGAAGGCCAATGGCGTGGGTCGGGACCGGCTGGCGCTGCGCGGGCTGGATCAGCTCGACGGGGAAAGCGGCAAGGGGCAGGTACTCCGCATTGCGGTGGGGCAAGGCAGGCGCCGCTGA
- a CDS encoding MotA/TolQ/ExbB proton channel family protein, which yields MIGIMAHLFDPLTLLAMLAGIGAVVLFQNGWRGTGRGFAALGPLLRADPAKDRAAARAAMLKIDQVAQLRGLACTDRVKTANVFLTDAARKLANCEKPEQFELWAAQVLADRAERHGGACKLWLSVADAAPALGMAGTIIGLVGMFAGMDDPASLGPSMALALLTTFYGVVIANVIAAPVAARLADLSERELAWQKEVVERMAAIARRENVPLRRASIREVA from the coding sequence ATGATCGGAATAATGGCGCATCTGTTCGATCCCCTGACATTGCTGGCGATGTTGGCGGGGATTGGAGCGGTGGTGCTGTTCCAGAATGGCTGGCGTGGGACGGGGCGGGGCTTCGCGGCGCTGGGTCCCCTGCTGCGGGCCGATCCGGCGAAGGATCGCGCGGCGGCGCGGGCGGCAATGCTGAAGATCGATCAGGTGGCGCAACTGCGCGGCCTCGCCTGCACCGACCGGGTGAAGACCGCCAATGTCTTCCTGACCGATGCGGCGCGCAAGCTCGCCAATTGCGAAAAACCCGAGCAGTTCGAATTGTGGGCGGCGCAGGTGCTGGCCGACCGGGCGGAGCGTCATGGCGGCGCGTGCAAGCTTTGGCTGTCGGTCGCCGATGCCGCGCCCGCGCTGGGCATGGCGGGCACGATCATCGGTCTGGTCGGCATGTTCGCGGGGATGGACGATCCGGCGTCGCTGGGACCGTCCATGGCGCTGGCGCTGCTTACCACCTTTTACGGTGTCGTCATCGCCAATGTCATTGCGGCGCCGGTCGCGGCGCGGCTGGCGGACCTGTCCGAGCGGGAGTTGGCCTGGCAAAAGGAAGTGGTGGAACGCATGGCGGCGATTGCACGGCGGGAAAATGTGCCGCTGCGTCGCGCCTCCATCCGTGAGGTCGCATGA
- the flgB gene encoding flagellar basal body rod protein FlgB codes for MSLEDGLFGIHGKALALRSQRLSLLASNIANASTPGYKARDIDFESALKEATTQQSSSAADVGKAVDDSMGYRVPLQPSLDGNTVELSTEQTLFAENAVKYRTTLSFLEGRINTITRALKGE; via the coding sequence ATGTCGCTGGAAGACGGATTGTTCGGGATACATGGAAAGGCGCTAGCGCTTCGCTCGCAGCGCCTTTCCCTGCTCGCGTCCAATATCGCGAACGCATCGACGCCCGGCTACAAGGCGCGCGACATCGATTTCGAGTCAGCGCTGAAAGAAGCGACGACCCAGCAGAGCAGCTCCGCCGCCGATGTCGGCAAGGCCGTCGATGACTCGATGGGCTATCGCGTGCCGCTTCAGCCCAGCCTGGACGGCAACACTGTCGAGCTGAGTACCGAACAGACGCTGTTCGCGGAAAATGCCGTCAAATATCGCACGACCCTTTCCTTCCTGGAGGGCCGCATCAACACCATCACGCGCGCCTTGAAGGGAGAATGA
- the flgC gene encoding flagellar basal body rod protein FlgC, whose protein sequence is MSGSGPMNVFDIAGRAMSAQLVRLNTTASNMANAGNVTGSAAEAYRAIKPVFESVTDSPGVSTVKVKNVVTTSAQPTKRHDPNHPLADKNGDVWEAAVDSSAELVDMVETARMYQNNVQVLNTAKSLMLETIRIGK, encoded by the coding sequence ATGAGCGGTTCCGGCCCCATGAACGTGTTCGACATCGCCGGCCGCGCCATGAGCGCGCAGCTGGTGCGCCTCAACACCACGGCCTCCAACATGGCCAATGCCGGCAATGTCACCGGCAGCGCGGCGGAAGCCTATCGCGCGATCAAGCCGGTGTTCGAATCCGTCACCGACAGCCCCGGCGTCTCGACCGTGAAGGTCAAGAATGTCGTCACCACCAGCGCGCAGCCCACCAAGCGCCACGACCCCAATCATCCGCTGGCCGACAAGAATGGCGATGTCTGGGAAGCGGCCGTGGATAGCAGCGCGGAGCTGGTCGACATGGTTGAGACCGCCCGCATGTACCAGAACAATGTGCAGGTGCTCAACACCGCCAAATCCCTGATGCTCGAAACCATAAGGATCGGCAAATGA
- a CDS encoding flagellar hook assembly protein FlgD produces MTTTSTVTDSAGLSVYNPYSNVGTGKSTMDSTDFLRLLTAQMQAQDPMQPMDSTQMVSQMATITQSTGIAEMNSNLSSMKSTLEGLSSSLNGSRLGDAASWIGKSMLVQSNIAAPDAAGQYMGQISFADATSGASVDLVDGNGKVVKTIDLGNQPAGDVNFYWDGKDDAGNTVATDALQIKVNNGTPSRVASWATIAAVQSPADGSSSKLITALGTYSPSAALSLS; encoded by the coding sequence ATGACCACGACCTCCACCGTCACGGATAGCGCCGGGCTTTCGGTCTATAATCCCTATTCGAACGTCGGAACCGGCAAGTCGACGATGGATTCGACCGATTTCCTGCGCCTGCTTACCGCCCAGATGCAGGCCCAGGACCCCATGCAGCCGATGGACAGCACCCAGATGGTGTCCCAGATGGCGACCATCACCCAATCAACCGGCATCGCCGAAATGAACAGCAATCTGTCGTCGATGAAATCGACGCTGGAAGGCCTGTCCTCCTCACTCAACGGCTCCCGTCTGGGCGATGCGGCAAGCTGGATCGGCAAGTCGATGCTGGTCCAAAGCAACATCGCCGCCCCCGATGCGGCGGGCCAATATATGGGCCAGATCAGCTTCGCCGATGCGACCAGCGGCGCTTCGGTCGATCTGGTCGACGGCAATGGCAAAGTCGTCAAGACCATCGACCTCGGCAATCAACCGGCGGGCGACGTCAACTTCTACTGGGACGGCAAGGATGACGCGGGCAACACCGTCGCCACCGATGCGCTCCAGATCAAGGTCAACAATGGCACGCCCAGCCGCGTCGCCAGCTGGGCCACCATCGCCGCCGTTCAGTCACCCGCCGACGGCAGTTCCTCCAAGCTGATCACCGCATTGGGCACCTACAGCCCGTCCGCCGCCCTTTCCCTCTCCTAA
- a CDS encoding flagellar hook-basal body complex protein: MSFYISLSGLKAAQSDLSTISNNVANVNSTAFKKSKAVFGDIFAAAPMQTTTQVSGQGVRVLGVNQQFTQGTIETTDKTLDLAITGEGFFTVKRTADDQVSYTRNGAFSVDENRYVVDTTGARLQVIPLDPTTGASTAATPLTTASLTDLQVPTNWPAGGTGNQLSSVGVSEEGKITGVYADGTTVYLGATAMAAFNAQEGLRQQGDAHWTATNSSGTPMIGMGNSGLYGAVRSGALERSNVDITEELVALISAQRNFQANSKAIEAANTLSTTIMNMRN; encoded by the coding sequence ATGTCCTTCTACATCTCGCTTTCCGGCCTCAAGGCGGCGCAGTCCGACCTCTCGACCATCTCCAACAACGTCGCCAACGTGAACTCGACCGCGTTCAAGAAGAGCAAGGCCGTGTTCGGCGACATCTTCGCCGCCGCGCCCATGCAGACCACCACTCAGGTGTCGGGCCAGGGCGTCCGCGTCCTGGGCGTGAACCAGCAGTTCACGCAGGGCACGATCGAAACCACCGACAAGACGCTGGACCTCGCCATCACCGGCGAAGGTTTCTTCACCGTCAAGCGCACCGCCGACGATCAGGTCAGCTACACCCGCAACGGCGCCTTCTCCGTCGATGAGAACCGCTATGTCGTCGACACCACCGGCGCGCGGCTTCAGGTGATCCCGCTCGACCCGACCACGGGCGCTTCGACCGCCGCGACTCCCCTGACCACCGCCTCGCTGACCGACCTCCAGGTCCCAACCAACTGGCCCGCCGGCGGCACCGGCAACCAGCTGTCCAGCGTCGGCGTGTCGGAAGAAGGCAAGATCACCGGCGTCTATGCGGACGGCACCACCGTCTATCTGGGCGCGACCGCCATGGCCGCCTTCAACGCTCAGGAAGGGCTGCGCCAGCAAGGCGACGCACACTGGACCGCCACCAATTCCAGCGGCACGCCGATGATCGGCATGGGCAATAGCGGCCTCTATGGCGCGGTCCGTTCGGGCGCGCTGGAACGCTCCAACGTCGACATTACCGAGGAACTGGTGGCGCTGATCTCCGCCCAACGCAACTTCCAGGCGAACTCGAAGGCGATCGAAGCGGCCAACACGCTGTCGACCACCATCATGAACATGCGGAACTAA
- a CDS encoding flagellar basal body rod protein FlgF: MDRLVNTALTAMRGAMARQAAISNNLANVNTTGFRAEIANAETRWIKGDTFDTRAQASEQVIAADMAQGAITQTGNPLDVAMNGDAMLAVQAADGNEAYTRRGDLKVSDSGLLTTGDGMPVLGDSGPITLPQMDSVSIAKDGSIWGVPQGGDPANPQQVDKLKLVSPVGSSIAKGTDGLFREVNGGALPDDPIATVTGGALEGSNVNATSALVQMIEASRAWETQIKMIDTAKQLDDGGASLMKLDG; encoded by the coding sequence ATGGACCGGCTCGTCAACACGGCTCTCACCGCGATGCGCGGCGCGATGGCGCGGCAGGCGGCGATCTCCAACAATCTGGCGAACGTCAACACCACCGGCTTTCGCGCGGAAATCGCCAATGCCGAGACGCGCTGGATCAAGGGCGACACCTTCGACACGCGGGCGCAGGCTTCCGAACAGGTGATCGCCGCCGACATGGCGCAAGGCGCGATCACCCAGACCGGCAATCCGCTGGACGTGGCCATGAACGGCGATGCGATGCTCGCCGTTCAGGCCGCGGACGGCAACGAGGCCTATACGCGCCGCGGCGACCTGAAAGTCAGCGACAGCGGCCTGCTCACCACCGGCGACGGCATGCCCGTGCTGGGCGACAGCGGTCCCATCACCCTGCCCCAGATGGACAGCGTCTCCATCGCCAAGGACGGCAGCATATGGGGCGTGCCGCAGGGCGGCGACCCCGCCAATCCGCAGCAGGTCGACAAGCTGAAGCTGGTCAGCCCGGTCGGCTCCAGCATCGCCAAGGGTACGGACGGCCTGTTCCGCGAGGTGAACGGCGGCGCCCTGCCGGACGATCCGATCGCCACCGTGACCGGCGGTGCGCTGGAAGGATCGAACGTCAACGCCACCTCGGCGCTGGTGCAGATGATCGAGGCCAGCCGCGCCTGGGAAACCCAGATCAAGATGATCGACACCGCCAAGCAGCTGGATGACGGCGGCGCGTCGTTGATGAAGCTGGATGGTTAA
- the flgG gene encoding flagellar basal-body rod protein FlgG → MTNAALHVARTGLDAQNTKMRVIANNLANVNTTGFKRDRADFETLAYQQIVAAGANSDSQNKFATGLNLGSGVSLQGTSKINEQGTLNQTGNTLDMAIEGSGYFQVQQPDGSIAYTRAGNFTTTAEGVIVTSEGLPLIPQITVPQGATSISIGNDGTISATLQGQTEPTQLGQVELASFMNPGGLTSVGGNLLKESAASGTPQVGVAGLDGRGVVRSGYLETSNVNVVEELVDMIETQRAYEVNSKMIKATDEMLQYANQQL, encoded by the coding sequence ATGACCAACGCAGCCCTTCATGTCGCCCGCACCGGCCTTGACGCGCAGAACACGAAGATGCGCGTGATCGCCAACAACCTGGCGAACGTCAACACCACCGGCTTCAAACGCGACCGCGCCGATTTCGAGACGCTGGCCTATCAGCAGATCGTGGCCGCAGGCGCCAATTCGGACAGCCAGAACAAGTTCGCCACCGGCCTCAATCTCGGCTCGGGCGTCTCGCTTCAGGGCACCAGCAAGATCAACGAACAGGGCACGCTGAACCAGACCGGCAACACGCTGGACATGGCGATCGAAGGCTCGGGTTATTTCCAGGTGCAGCAGCCCGACGGCTCCATCGCCTATACCCGCGCCGGCAATTTCACGACCACCGCCGAAGGCGTGATCGTCACCAGCGAAGGCCTGCCGCTGATCCCGCAGATCACCGTGCCGCAAGGCGCGACCAGCATCTCCATCGGCAATGACGGCACCATCTCCGCCACGCTTCAGGGCCAGACGGAGCCGACCCAGCTTGGGCAGGTCGAACTGGCGAGCTTCATGAATCCGGGCGGCCTCACCTCCGTCGGCGGCAATCTGCTGAAGGAAAGCGCCGCCAGCGGCACACCGCAGGTCGGCGTCGCGGGGCTGGACGGGCGCGGCGTCGTCCGCTCGGGCTATCTGGAAACCTCGAACGTCAATGTGGTCGAGGAACTGGTCGACATGATCGAAACCCAGCGCGCCTATGAGGTCAATTCGAAGATGATCAAGGCGACCGACGAAATGCTGCAATACGCCAACCAGCAGCTGTGA
- a CDS encoding flagellar basal body L-ring protein FlgH, protein MRLASTSLTALSLVAFAAAPAMAGKKRDAERQFYAPTVVAAPAAPAANGSIFQASMGYTPLTSGARATSVGDIITIVLVEKTQATKSNSADTARDGNIGLTPPSTGVFSKLFTASDATASGTSKFTGKGAATQSNQLDGEITVTIAATYPNGTMLVKGEKALTLNRGDEFIQISGLVRQADIGPDNRIASTRVADAKIIYTGKGEIARASRQGWLQRFFSMISPF, encoded by the coding sequence ATGCGCCTCGCTTCCACGTCCCTGACCGCCCTGTCGCTCGTCGCTTTTGCCGCCGCACCGGCAATGGCCGGCAAGAAACGCGATGCCGAGCGGCAATTTTATGCCCCCACGGTCGTTGCCGCTCCTGCCGCCCCGGCTGCCAACGGCTCGATCTTTCAGGCGTCGATGGGCTATACCCCGCTCACCAGCGGCGCGCGGGCGACCAGCGTGGGCGATATCATCACCATCGTGCTGGTCGAAAAGACGCAGGCGACCAAGAGCAACAGCGCCGACACCGCCCGCGACGGCAATATCGGCCTGACGCCGCCATCCACCGGCGTGTTCTCCAAGCTCTTCACGGCCAGCGACGCTACCGCCAGCGGCACCAGCAAGTTCACCGGCAAGGGCGCCGCCACCCAATCCAACCAGCTCGACGGCGAGATCACCGTGACGATCGCGGCGACCTATCCCAACGGCACGATGCTGGTGAAGGGCGAAAAGGCGCTGACGCTCAACCGCGGCGACGAGTTCATCCAGATCAGCGGCCTCGTCCGTCAGGCCGATATCGGCCCGGACAACCGCATCGCATCGACCCGCGTGGCCGATGCCAAGATCATCTACACCGGCAAGGGCGAGATCGCCCGCGCCAGCCGTCAGGGCTGGCTGCAGCGCTTCTTCTCCATGATCAGCCCCTTCTGA
- a CDS encoding flagellar basal body P-ring protein FlgI produces MDSRLRGNDGVFLGKGLLLALLTALTLIAAPAHAERIKDLGTFQGVRPNQLTGYGIVVGLAGTGDDSIEYATQGMKGVVSRFGLTLPQGINPALKNAAAVLVTADLPAFAKPGQRLDVTVSALGKAKSLRGGTLIMTPLRGADNEIYGMAQGNLAVGGLGVSGADGSQVSVNIPSAGRIPGGATVERAVATGFDTAPTLTFNLSEADLTTALRVADGINRTYGDHRAKAVDAVSITIDAAPGAQDRIMMMGMIENIEVSPADAPAKVIVNARTGTVVINGAVKIHPAAIAHGKITVSVNESPRVVQPAPFSQGQTAVEQSSSISIDQEKKPMINFKGGASLADIVKAVNAIGASPADMVAILEALKQAGALKAELVVL; encoded by the coding sequence ATGGATTCCCGCCTTCGCGGGAATGACGGAGTATTTTTGGGTAAGGGTCTCCTGCTCGCGCTGCTCACCGCCCTCACCCTGATCGCCGCCCCGGCCCATGCCGAGCGGATCAAGGACCTCGGCACCTTTCAGGGCGTGCGGCCCAACCAGCTGACCGGCTACGGCATCGTCGTCGGCCTCGCGGGAACGGGCGACGACAGCATCGAATATGCGACGCAGGGCATGAAGGGCGTGGTGTCGCGCTTCGGCCTGACGCTGCCGCAGGGGATCAACCCCGCGCTCAAGAATGCGGCGGCGGTGCTGGTGACGGCGGACCTGCCCGCCTTCGCCAAGCCCGGTCAGCGGCTTGACGTCACCGTGTCGGCGCTGGGCAAGGCCAAGTCGCTGCGTGGCGGCACCCTCATCATGACGCCCCTGCGCGGCGCGGATAATGAAATCTACGGCATGGCGCAGGGCAATCTCGCCGTCGGCGGCCTTGGCGTGTCCGGCGCGGACGGCAGCCAGGTGTCGGTCAACATTCCCTCGGCGGGCCGCATTCCCGGCGGCGCGACGGTGGAGCGCGCGGTCGCGACCGGCTTCGACACCGCGCCCACCCTCACCTTCAACCTGTCCGAAGCCGACCTCACCACTGCCCTCAGGGTAGCGGACGGCATCAACCGCACCTATGGCGACCATCGCGCCAAGGCCGTGGACGCCGTGTCGATCACCATCGACGCCGCCCCCGGCGCGCAGGACCGCATCATGATGATGGGCATGATCGAGAATATCGAGGTTTCGCCCGCCGATGCGCCCGCCAAGGTGATCGTCAACGCCCGCACCGGCACGGTCGTCATCAACGGCGCGGTGAAGATCCACCCCGCCGCCATCGCGCACGGCAAAATCACCGTCAGCGTCAATGAATCGCCCCGCGTCGTCCAGCCCGCCCCCTTCTCCCAGGGGCAGACCGCGGTGGAGCAATCCAGTTCGATTTCGATCGATCAGGAAAAGAAACCAATGATTAATTTTAAAGGTGGAGCCTCTCTGGCCGATATAGTCAAAGCGGTGAACGCCATTGGCGCCTCCCCCGCGGACATGGTCGCGATCCTCGAAGCTTTGAAGCAGGCAGGCGCGCTGAAGGCTGAACTGGTGGTGTTGTGA
- a CDS encoding rod-binding protein — MQVNATSTATTQTGGTQSKASLEKAAQQFEAIFLRQMMGAMRSASLAEGINDSSTTDQFRDMADARTADSMASRGTLGIAEMLMHQFGVKTAPVATASTVATDKSE; from the coding sequence ATGCAGGTAAACGCAACTTCGACGGCAACAACTCAGACGGGTGGCACGCAAAGCAAGGCGTCGCTGGAGAAAGCGGCGCAGCAGTTCGAGGCGATCTTCCTGCGTCAGATGATGGGCGCGATGCGCTCGGCCAGTCTGGCCGAGGGCATCAACGATTCCAGCACGACCGACCAGTTCCGCGACATGGCCGACGCCCGCACCGCCGACAGCATGGCAAGCCGTGGGACGCTGGGCATCGCCGAAATGCTGATGCACCAGTTCGGCGTGAAAACCGCCCCAGTCGCTACCGCCAGCACCGTCGCCACGGATAAGTCCGAATGA
- the flgK gene encoding flagellar hook-associated protein FlgK — MSDLFVIGASGTKAYRTAMAAISENITNASTEGFTRRSVTTVESGSSTATMAMYISRGNFGGTDVKSVNRASDPYLDAAVRYTNMALGSSVAKLRWLTDSETALNDTATGVGQLMSTMYQNIDKLAASPTDNSLRVTTLDSINRVAQSFNQTSADLQQVSSGIATEAQQAVTTVNQALSALADINNSLLRAAPGTSAYAQLLDSRDAALGTLSSNLNIDISFGTHDQASVTLNGQSLVQGSTATTLAVTANSDGTLALATSGGTALAAPTNGALGGLFSAADTVSQRRTSLDTLAQQFVTDMNNWHAQGVTDSGTNGAPLLSGTTAASVTALITDPKQLATKSSDGTANGNLLTVSTTLRGNGSVEQGWTSLIANNANLLSATKAEQTTAQSRSDQAVAAREAVSGVDLDMEAADLLRVQQAYSGCAKILQVAKETVDAILQIM; from the coding sequence ATGAGCGACCTCTTCGTCATCGGAGCCTCAGGCACCAAGGCCTATCGCACGGCGATGGCGGCGATTTCCGAGAATATCACCAATGCCAGCACCGAAGGCTTTACCCGCCGCTCGGTCACGACGGTCGAGTCCGGTTCGTCGACCGCAACCATGGCCATGTACATCTCGCGCGGCAATTTCGGCGGCACCGACGTCAAGAGCGTGAACCGCGCGTCCGACCCCTATCTCGACGCAGCGGTCCGCTACACCAACATGGCGCTGGGCAGCTCGGTCGCGAAGCTGCGCTGGCTGACCGATTCGGAAACGGCGCTGAACGACACCGCGACCGGCGTCGGCCAGTTGATGTCGACCATGTACCAGAATATCGACAAGCTCGCCGCCAGCCCCACCGACAATTCGCTGCGCGTGACCACGCTGGACAGCATCAACCGCGTCGCCCAGTCCTTCAACCAGACCTCGGCGGACCTGCAACAGGTGTCGAGCGGCATCGCGACCGAAGCGCAGCAGGCGGTCACCACCGTCAACCAGGCGCTTTCGGCACTGGCCGACATCAACAACAGCCTGCTGCGTGCGGCACCCGGCACCTCCGCCTATGCCCAGCTACTCGACAGCCGCGACGCGGCGCTGGGCACGCTGTCGTCCAATCTCAATATCGACATCAGCTTCGGCACGCACGATCAGGCCAGCGTCACGCTGAACGGCCAGTCGCTGGTCCAGGGCAGCACCGCCACCACGCTGGCCGTCACGGCCAACAGCGACGGCACGCTGGCGCTCGCCACCAGCGGCGGCACGGCGCTGGCCGCGCCCACCAACGGCGCGCTGGGCGGCCTGTTCTCCGCCGCCGACACGGTGTCGCAGCGCCGCACCAGCCTCGACACGCTGGCGCAACAGTTCGTGACCGACATGAACAACTGGCATGCGCAGGGCGTGACGGACAGCGGCACCAATGGCGCGCCGCTGCTATCGGGCACCACCGCCGCCTCCGTGACCGCACTGATCACCGATCCCAAGCAACTTGCCACCAAATCGTCGGACGGCACGGCCAACGGCAATCTGCTGACGGTATCGACCACCCTGCGCGGCAATGGCAGCGTCGAACAGGGCTGGACCTCGCTGATCGCCAACAACGCCAATCTGCTGTCCGCCACCAAGGCGGAGCAGACCACGGCGCAGAGCCGCAGCGATCAGGCCGTCGCCGCCCGCGAGGCGGTGAGCGGCGTCGACCTCGACATGGAGGCAGCCGATCTGCTCCGCGTCCAGCAGGCCTATTCGGGCTGCGCGAAGATTCTTCAGGTCGCGAAGGAAACCGTCGACGCTATCCTCCAGATCATGTGA
- a CDS encoding flagellin, with product MVGITNKVLLAEIRRQQQLSQDIVNGQTAISTGKTLTKPSDNALAWVQVSDIGRAQAQQAAWQSNVSTGTTRATTAEANLDEMNNLLTRAQELMTSARNGAMNDTGKAAIVEEMKTIRSTISSLLNQKDYNGVPVFDDGQSVLVPVSRGLNLAVVGTKQDISEGIDVNGTPMSLDDILGQSITALQSGTDTDVAAGLDAIKAGQQHVVLEQTKQGVRGDRLDTIGTRLTNVDLDLTERRQNLESTDLSTVISTVSAKLTQLNAAQSAFARINQQTLFDLIK from the coding sequence ATGGTAGGCATCACCAATAAGGTCCTTCTGGCCGAAATCCGCCGCCAGCAGCAGCTTTCGCAGGATATCGTCAACGGCCAGACCGCGATCTCCACCGGCAAGACGCTGACCAAGCCGTCGGACAATGCCCTCGCCTGGGTGCAGGTGTCGGACATCGGCCGCGCGCAGGCGCAGCAGGCCGCCTGGCAGTCCAATGTCAGCACCGGCACGACCCGCGCCACCACGGCCGAAGCCAATCTGGACGAGATGAACAACCTGCTGACCCGCGCGCAGGAACTGATGACCTCCGCCCGCAACGGGGCGATGAACGATACCGGCAAGGCCGCCATCGTCGAGGAAATGAAGACGATCCGTTCGACCATCAGTTCGCTGCTGAACCAGAAGGACTATAATGGCGTGCCCGTCTTCGACGATGGGCAAAGCGTGCTGGTGCCGGTCAGCCGTGGCCTCAACCTTGCCGTGGTCGGCACGAAACAGGACATATCCGAAGGCATTGATGTCAACGGCACGCCGATGTCGCTGGACGATATTCTCGGCCAGAGCATCACCGCGCTGCAAAGCGGCACGGACACCGATGTCGCCGCCGGCCTCGACGCGATCAAGGCGGGCCAGCAGCATGTCGTTCTGGAACAGACCAAGCAGGGCGTCCGCGGCGACCGGCTCGACACCATCGGCACGCGCCTCACCAATGTCGATCTGGACCTGACGGAACGGCGGCAGAATCTGGAATCGACCGACCTGAGCACGGTCATCTCCACCGTATCGGCCAAGCTGACCCAGTTGAACGCGGCACAGTCCGCCTTTGCCCGGATCAATCAGCAGACGCTGTTCGATCTGATCAAATAA
- the motA gene encoding flagellar motor stator protein MotA, which produces MFAIIGLVVLLAMVFGGFIFTGGDIGPVLEALPHEMIIIGGAAIGALIIGNSGADLKALGGGLGKVFKGPKYKKQDFLDCIFLVSRLMKTLRVEGPVALEPHIEDPASSTIFSEYPRLMGDKTLIHLISDTLRLVVVSSGTLDPHAVEEVMDNALKTHHHEALRPADNLQGLADALPALGIVAAVLGVVKTMGSIDQPPAILGGMIGSALVGTFLGVLLAYGMVNPFANRCRAVIEADGSMYHVVKQIIVASLHGHPQPLVIEAARSSLTHANQPAFAEVFDGMRGK; this is translated from the coding sequence ATGTTCGCAATCATCGGCCTGGTCGTGCTGCTCGCCATGGTGTTCGGCGGCTTCATCTTTACAGGCGGCGACATTGGCCCCGTGCTCGAAGCCCTGCCGCATGAAATGATCATCATCGGCGGCGCCGCCATCGGCGCCCTCATCATCGGCAATAGCGGCGCGGACCTGAAGGCGCTGGGCGGCGGCCTGGGCAAGGTGTTCAAGGGGCCGAAATACAAGAAGCAGGATTTTCTCGACTGCATCTTCCTCGTCTCGCGCCTGATGAAGACGCTGCGAGTCGAAGGCCCGGTGGCGCTGGAACCGCATATCGAGGACCCGGCCAGTTCGACCATCTTCTCCGAATATCCCCGCCTGATGGGCGACAAGACACTGATCCACCTGATCAGCGACACGCTGCGGCTGGTGGTCGTCTCCTCCGGCACACTCGATCCGCATGCGGTCGAGGAGGTCATGGATAACGCGCTCAAGACGCACCATCACGAAGCGCTGCGTCCAGCCGACAATCTTCAGGGCCTTGCCGACGCGCTGCCGGCTCTGGGTATCGTCGCGGCGGTGCTGGGCGTGGTCAAGACCATGGGGTCGATCGACCAGCCCCCGGCGATTCTGGGCGGCATGATCGGTTCGGCGCTGGTCGGCACCTTCCTTGGCGTGTTGCTCGCCTATGGCATGGTCAACCCCTTCGCCAATCGCTGCCGCGCGGTGATCGAGGCCGACGGCTCCATGTATCATGTCGTCAAGCAGATCATCGTCGCCTCGCTGCACGGCCATCCGCAGCCGCTGGTGATCGAGGCGGCGCGCTCCAGCCTCACCCATGCGAACCAGCCGGCCTTCGCCGAAGTGTTCGACGGCATGCGGGGCAAATAA